Proteins encoded in a region of the Mycobacterium branderi genome:
- a CDS encoding ATP-binding cassette domain-containing protein, with protein sequence MSQAAPPALTVRYDGSQRTFAPGHDVVVGRDLRADMRITHPLISRAHLLLRFDQGRWLAIDNGSLNGTFVNGRRVPVVDIHDGQSINIGNPDGPRLTFEVGRHAGMAGRPPRTASMRVVQPSAAPRPSHPQPARQPGGSWPSQPAPMRPHPPGSHPHTAPAPPQPMYPPSGGQRPAAAYPSSPPPPPSVQPQTRMAPAQAKPPEVGNLATKMIQVLRPSAATPEKPSGSLTIGRATDNDIVIQDVLASRHHAFLVPSPLGTEIRDARSINGTFVNGVRVGSAVLNEGDVVTIGNVDLVFTDGTLVRQTEAATRTGGLEVNGVHFKVDGKQLIDNISLTARPGTLTAIIGGSGAGKTTLSRLIAGYTRPSQGTILFEGHDIHREYATMRSRIGMVPQDDVVHRQLTVNQALGYAAELRLPPDTSKEERAQVVAGVLEELDLTKQADTRVDKLSGGQRKRASVALELLTQPSLLLLDEPTSGLDPALDRQVMLMLRQLADAGRTVLVVTHSVSYLDVCDQILLVAPGGKTAFCGPPSQVESAFGTRNWAEIFASVGADPDEANRRFMEREGRRPEQPLRATTTEPGDLGEPVHTDRLRQLSTIARRQVRLVLSDRGYTVFLAVLPFLMGALALTVKGPKPGLGVADPQGPAPTEPQYIMVLLCIGAVFMGTALTIRDLIGERPIFRREQAVGLSTTAYLLAKVVVFSIFATIQAAIATIIVRLGKGAPTAHPPFFDNSTFSLFLTVAATCVASAMLGLLLSALAQSNEQIMPLLVVSIMSQLVLCGGMGIPVTGRFGLNQLSFVTPGRWGFAAGASSIDFPSLVKVPQIPTNDRWWQHTKHIYVIDMAMLAALSIAYTVYIRWHIRLKRK encoded by the coding sequence ATGAGTCAAGCAGCACCGCCGGCGCTGACGGTTCGGTATGACGGATCCCAACGCACGTTCGCACCGGGCCATGACGTGGTTGTCGGACGCGACCTTCGCGCCGACATGCGCATCACCCACCCGCTGATTTCGCGTGCGCATCTGTTGCTGCGCTTCGACCAGGGCCGGTGGCTGGCGATCGACAACGGTTCGCTGAACGGCACCTTCGTCAACGGCCGCCGCGTGCCCGTCGTCGACATCCACGACGGCCAGAGCATCAACATCGGCAATCCCGACGGGCCGCGGCTGACCTTCGAAGTCGGGCGGCATGCCGGAATGGCCGGCCGGCCACCGCGAACCGCGTCGATGCGCGTCGTGCAACCGTCCGCGGCCCCCCGCCCGTCGCACCCGCAGCCGGCGCGCCAGCCGGGCGGGTCGTGGCCGTCGCAGCCGGCCCCGATGCGTCCCCACCCCCCGGGCAGCCACCCGCATACCGCGCCGGCGCCGCCACAGCCGATGTATCCGCCCAGCGGCGGACAGCGACCGGCGGCGGCATATCCAAGCAGCCCCCCGCCGCCTCCGAGCGTTCAGCCACAGACCCGGATGGCTCCCGCCCAAGCCAAGCCGCCCGAGGTGGGCAACCTGGCGACCAAAATGATCCAGGTCTTGCGCCCGTCGGCCGCGACGCCGGAGAAGCCGAGCGGGTCGCTGACCATCGGCCGCGCGACCGACAACGACATCGTCATCCAGGACGTGCTGGCGTCGCGCCATCACGCGTTCCTCGTGCCATCGCCACTGGGCACCGAGATCCGCGACGCACGCAGCATCAACGGAACGTTCGTCAACGGCGTGCGGGTCGGGTCCGCGGTGCTCAACGAGGGCGACGTGGTCACGATCGGCAACGTCGACCTGGTCTTCACCGACGGCACCCTGGTCCGCCAGACCGAGGCCGCGACGCGGACCGGCGGTCTCGAGGTCAACGGCGTGCACTTCAAGGTCGACGGCAAGCAGCTGATCGACAACATCTCGCTGACGGCTCGGCCCGGCACGCTGACCGCGATCATCGGCGGATCCGGCGCCGGCAAGACCACGCTGTCGCGGCTGATCGCCGGCTACACCCGACCCAGCCAGGGCACGATCCTGTTCGAAGGGCACGACATCCATCGCGAGTACGCGACCATGCGCAGCCGGATCGGCATGGTCCCGCAGGACGACGTCGTGCACCGCCAGCTGACGGTCAACCAGGCGCTCGGCTATGCCGCCGAGCTGCGGCTCCCGCCGGACACCAGCAAAGAAGAACGCGCCCAGGTGGTAGCCGGGGTGCTCGAGGAGCTCGACCTGACCAAGCAGGCCGACACCCGCGTGGACAAACTCTCCGGCGGCCAGCGCAAACGCGCGTCGGTCGCGCTGGAGCTGCTCACCCAGCCGTCGCTGCTGCTGCTCGACGAGCCGACCTCCGGCCTTGACCCGGCGCTGGACCGCCAGGTCATGTTGATGCTGCGGCAGCTGGCCGACGCCGGCCGCACCGTGCTGGTCGTCACCCACTCCGTGTCCTACCTCGACGTGTGCGACCAGATCTTGCTGGTGGCCCCCGGCGGAAAGACGGCGTTCTGCGGTCCGCCCAGCCAAGTCGAATCGGCCTTTGGTACCCGGAACTGGGCGGAAATCTTCGCCAGCGTGGGCGCGGACCCCGACGAGGCCAACCGGCGCTTCATGGAGCGGGAGGGCCGGCGTCCCGAACAGCCGCTGCGAGCCACCACCACCGAGCCCGGGGACTTGGGCGAGCCGGTGCACACCGACAGGTTGCGCCAGCTGTCCACGATCGCCCGACGGCAGGTCCGGCTCGTCCTTTCCGACCGTGGCTACACGGTGTTCCTGGCGGTATTGCCGTTCCTGATGGGCGCGTTGGCGCTGACCGTGAAAGGGCCAAAACCGGGACTCGGTGTCGCCGACCCACAGGGGCCCGCACCCACCGAGCCCCAGTACATCATGGTGCTGCTCTGCATCGGGGCTGTCTTCATGGGCACCGCGCTGACGATCCGTGACCTGATCGGCGAGCGCCCGATCTTCCGCCGGGAACAGGCGGTGGGCCTGTCCACCACGGCCTACCTGCTGGCCAAGGTCGTCGTCTTCTCCATTTTCGCGACCATCCAGGCAGCGATTGCGACCATCATCGTCAGACTCGGCAAGGGGGCGCCCACCGCGCATCCGCCGTTTTTCGACAATTCGACGTTCTCGCTCTTCCTGACCGTCGCGGCAACCTGTGTCGCGTCGGCTATGCTCGGCCTGCTGCTGTCGGCGCTCGCCCAATCCAACGAGCAGATCATGCCGCTGCTGGTGGTGTCGATCATGTCGCAGCTGGTGCTCTGCGGCGGGATGGGGATCCCGGTCACCGGCCGGTTCGGGCTCAACCAGCTGTCCTTTGTCACGCCGGGACGGTGGGGATTCGCCGCCGGGGCGTCGTCGATCGACTTCCCGAGCCTGGTTAAAGTCCCGCAAATCCCGACCAACGACCGCTGGTGGCAACACACCAAGCACATCTACGTGATCGACATGGCGATGCTGGCGGCGTTGTCGATCGCCTACACCGTTTACATCCGCTGGCACATCCGGCTCAAGCGGAAATAG
- a CDS encoding GTP-binding protein: MAYERSETRETASTKIVIAGGFGAGKTTFVGAVSEIMPLRTEAMVTDASAGVDMLEATPDKRTTTVAMDFGRITLYEDLVLYLFGTPGQRRFWFMWDDLVRGAIGAIILVDCRRLQDSFAAVDFFEHRNLPFLIAVNEFEGAPRYPVAEVRKALTLPEHIPIINIDARDRRSATDALIAISEYALATLEPAGG; encoded by the coding sequence GTGGCTTACGAGCGCTCTGAGACGCGGGAGACCGCCTCGACGAAGATCGTCATCGCGGGCGGGTTCGGCGCCGGCAAGACGACCTTTGTGGGCGCGGTGTCGGAAATCATGCCGCTGCGCACCGAGGCGATGGTCACCGATGCGTCCGCCGGGGTGGACATGCTCGAGGCCACCCCCGACAAGCGGACCACCACGGTGGCAATGGACTTCGGCCGGATCACCCTCTATGAGGATCTGGTGCTCTATCTGTTCGGCACGCCGGGGCAGCGGCGCTTCTGGTTCATGTGGGACGACCTGGTGCGCGGCGCCATCGGCGCGATCATCCTGGTCGACTGCCGTCGTCTGCAGGACAGCTTCGCCGCCGTCGACTTCTTCGAGCATCGCAACCTGCCGTTCCTGATCGCGGTCAACGAATTCGAGGGCGCCCCAAGGTATCCCGTTGCCGAGGTGCGCAAGGCGCTGACGTTGCCCGAGCACATCCCGATCATCAACATCGATGCCCGCGATCGCCGGTCGGCCACCGACGCGCTGATCGCCATCAGCGAATACGCGCTGGCAACCCTGGAACCGGCCGGCGGCTGA
- a CDS encoding DUF742 domain-containing protein has protein sequence MERPEPPPATEASLVRPYTLTAGRTDTTVDLPMEAPVQTLQSALFHKWPASDLRGKIVQLCIKSPSVAEISARLDLPLGVTRVLVGDLVTSGYLQVSRTLTERSTRDERRELIGRTLRGLRAL, from the coding sequence ATGGAAAGACCCGAGCCGCCGCCCGCAACTGAAGCGAGCCTTGTCCGCCCGTACACCCTCACGGCCGGACGGACCGACACCACCGTCGACCTGCCCATGGAGGCGCCGGTGCAGACGCTGCAGTCGGCGCTGTTTCACAAATGGCCTGCCAGTGACTTGCGAGGCAAGATCGTCCAGCTGTGCATCAAAAGTCCGTCGGTCGCCGAGATCTCGGCCCGGCTGGATTTGCCGCTGGGGGTTACGCGCGTCCTGGTCGGCGACTTGGTGACTTCGGGCTACCTTCAGGTGAGCCGGACTTTGACTGAGCGTTCGACCCGCGATGAACGCCGCGAACTCATAGGAAGGACGCTGCGTGGCTTACGAGCGCTCTGA
- a CDS encoding roadblock/LC7 domain-containing protein, whose translation MSYPSRQSHDNSLDWLVSNFAREVPGVSHAVLVSVDGLLMAASEHLPRERADQLAAVASGLASLATGAAQLFDGGQVLQSVVEMQNGYLLLMRVGDGSHLATLAATSCDIGQIGYEMAVLVERVGGVVQSSRRAPQPS comes from the coding sequence ATGAGCTATCCGTCACGCCAGTCCCACGACAACTCGCTGGACTGGCTGGTGTCGAACTTCGCCCGCGAAGTGCCCGGGGTGTCACATGCGGTGCTGGTGTCCGTCGACGGGCTGCTGATGGCCGCCAGTGAGCATCTGCCGCGCGAGCGGGCCGACCAGCTGGCCGCGGTGGCATCCGGCCTTGCCAGCCTGGCCACCGGCGCCGCGCAGCTGTTCGACGGCGGCCAGGTGCTGCAGTCGGTGGTGGAAATGCAGAACGGCTATCTGCTGCTGATGCGCGTCGGCGACGGCTCGCATCTGGCCACGCTGGCCGCGACGTCGTGCGATATCGGCCAGATCGGATACGAAATGGCGGTCCTTGTCGAACGGGTGGGCGGCGTCGTGCAGTCGTCCCGGCGAGCCCCGCAACCCTCGTGA
- a CDS encoding ATP-binding protein, whose translation MTLFARPTRAVSPAIDETPETTAPVKRPPTWSLRNWPVRWKVVAIVAVPLILAMVFGGLRIYGALNEASELRLAADRAEVVPAITKYMSALDVALLSASNGGDAEGAKKNYEARKFELQSRLADTDVAADVRNGVGVLLNGGQALLDKVASNSIGLRDRVTGYAPILLTAENAIDGSVRVDNEKIRAAAQGLSRAIGARGQMMMQQLLVTRGGDLPEPELRTSMMTLAGTEPSTLFGMAEVLGVGSPEAKKLQQQMVTRMAVMSDPASLLVNNPALLRSIQTTDAIAAQIIKDTTSSVTKAVEDRANDRRDAAIRDTVLVLAAIVAALVIVLLVARSLIQPLRVLRDGALKVAHEDLEREIARVRAGDERAPEPLPVYTSEEIGQVAHAVDELHTQALLLAGDEARLRLLVNDMFETMSRRNRSLVDQQLSLIDRLERNEQDPERLDSLFRLDHLAARMRRIGANLLVLAGAQTSRGDQRAPQSLSTLINAATSEVEDYRRVETPTVPDSTVLGTAAGDIVHLLAELIDNALRYSPPMSPVRVSATRRNDGGVLIQVVDAGLGMTDGDRRIANMRLRAGGEVTPDNARHMGLFVVGRLADRHGIRVRLRNSSRDGHRPGTTAEVYLPPAVLVGADYVGPRPAPAQGRMATVEEAVAAADYDDSAEFAAPPEPAERNGSHPPEAPASLLPRRTPGSSGITGAPARPAEPPEQQWWGEQEQPTEAPAAQPVSNTSSFFSRPRVEASEPQEADEYWPTEAAAPVSQPAEPEDLIYQRMLSEWLVDPHELAHSADLDWQTVWDRGWSAAAEAESLPVSTHTDTGLPVREPGARLVPGGAMPEPAGDRVNGAAHHRADEGNGVASNGGFGAGRHQAPDPEAIRASISSHFGGVRAGRSHARESNQGPDHE comes from the coding sequence ATGACCCTGTTTGCCCGCCCGACTCGGGCGGTGTCGCCGGCTATAGACGAAACCCCGGAAACCACTGCTCCGGTTAAACGGCCGCCGACATGGTCGCTGCGAAATTGGCCGGTCCGATGGAAAGTCGTCGCGATTGTCGCGGTGCCACTGATACTGGCAATGGTTTTCGGTGGATTGCGCATCTATGGCGCGCTGAACGAGGCCAGCGAACTGCGATTGGCCGCCGACCGCGCCGAAGTGGTTCCGGCCATTACCAAATACATGTCGGCGCTCGACGTGGCGTTGTTGTCGGCGTCCAACGGTGGTGATGCCGAGGGCGCGAAGAAAAACTACGAGGCCCGCAAATTCGAGCTGCAGTCGCGGCTGGCGGACACCGACGTGGCCGCCGACGTGCGCAACGGCGTCGGCGTCCTGCTCAATGGCGGCCAGGCATTGCTGGACAAGGTCGCGTCGAACAGCATCGGTTTGCGCGACCGGGTGACCGGCTATGCGCCGATCCTGCTGACCGCCGAGAACGCCATCGACGGGTCCGTCCGCGTCGACAACGAGAAGATTCGGGCCGCCGCGCAGGGGCTGAGCCGGGCGATCGGGGCCCGCGGCCAGATGATGATGCAGCAACTATTGGTGACCCGCGGCGGGGACCTGCCCGAGCCGGAGCTGCGCACCTCGATGATGACCCTGGCCGGCACCGAGCCGTCGACGCTGTTCGGGATGGCCGAGGTGCTCGGCGTCGGCTCACCGGAGGCCAAGAAGCTGCAGCAGCAGATGGTGACGCGGATGGCGGTCATGTCCGACCCGGCCAGCCTGCTGGTCAACAACCCGGCGTTGCTGCGCTCGATCCAGACCACCGACGCGATCGCCGCGCAAATCATCAAGGACACCACCTCGTCGGTGACCAAGGCAGTCGAGGATCGCGCCAACGATCGGCGCGACGCCGCGATCCGCGACACCGTGCTGGTGCTGGCGGCCATCGTGGCCGCGCTGGTGATCGTGCTGCTGGTGGCGCGCTCGCTGATCCAGCCGCTGCGGGTGCTGCGCGACGGCGCGCTCAAGGTCGCCCACGAAGACCTCGAGCGTGAGATCGCCCGGGTACGCGCCGGCGACGAGCGGGCCCCGGAGCCGCTGCCGGTCTACACCAGCGAGGAGATCGGCCAGGTGGCGCACGCGGTCGACGAGCTGCACACGCAGGCGCTGCTGCTGGCCGGCGACGAGGCCCGGCTGCGGCTGCTGGTCAACGACATGTTCGAAACCATGTCGCGGCGCAACCGCTCGCTGGTCGACCAACAGCTGTCGCTGATCGACCGGCTGGAACGCAACGAGCAGGACCCCGAGCGGCTGGACAGCCTGTTCCGGCTGGACCACCTGGCCGCCCGGATGCGCCGCATCGGCGCCAACCTGCTGGTGCTGGCCGGCGCGCAGACCTCCCGGGGCGACCAGCGCGCACCGCAGTCACTCTCGACGCTGATCAACGCCGCCACCTCGGAGGTCGAGGACTACCGCCGGGTCGAGACGCCGACCGTGCCCGACAGCACCGTCCTCGGCACCGCTGCCGGCGACATCGTCCACCTGCTCGCCGAGCTGATCGACAACGCGCTGCGTTATTCGCCGCCGATGTCACCGGTCCGGGTGTCGGCGACGCGGCGCAACGACGGTGGGGTGCTCATCCAGGTCGTCGACGCCGGCCTGGGCATGACCGACGGAGACCGGCGCATCGCCAACATGCGGCTGCGCGCCGGCGGCGAGGTCACCCCGGACAACGCGCGCCACATGGGCCTGTTCGTGGTTGGCCGGCTGGCCGACCGGCACGGGATTCGGGTCCGGCTGCGCAATTCCTCGCGCGACGGGCACCGTCCGGGCACGACGGCCGAGGTGTATCTGCCGCCGGCGGTGCTGGTGGGCGCCGACTACGTCGGGCCGCGACCGGCTCCGGCGCAGGGGCGGATGGCCACGGTCGAGGAGGCGGTGGCCGCCGCGGACTACGACGACTCCGCCGAGTTCGCCGCCCCGCCCGAACCCGCCGAGCGCAACGGGTCGCACCCGCCCGAAGCACCGGCCAGCTTGTTGCCGCGGCGCACCCCCGGCTCCAGCGGCATCACCGGCGCGCCGGCGCGTCCGGCCGAACCCCCGGAGCAGCAGTGGTGGGGCGAGCAGGAGCAGCCTACCGAAGCGCCTGCGGCACAACCGGTTTCGAATACGTCGTCGTTCTTCTCGCGGCCCCGGGTCGAGGCGTCGGAACCCCAGGAGGCCGACGAATACTGGCCGACCGAGGCCGCCGCGCCGGTCAGCCAGCCGGCCGAGCCCGAGGACCTGATCTATCAGCGGATGCTTTCCGAGTGGCTGGTCGACCCGCACGAGCTGGCCCACAGTGCCGACCTGGACTGGCAGACGGTGTGGGACCGCGGCTGGTCGGCGGCCGCCGAGGCCGAGAGCCTGCCGGTCTCCACGCACACCGACACGGGCCTGCCGGTGCGCGAACCCGGCGCGCGCCTGGTACCCGGCGGGGCAATGCCCGAGCCGGCCGGCGACCGTGTCAACGGCGCAGCGCACCACCGGGCCGACGAGGGCAACGGGGTAGCATCGAACGGCGGATTTGGTGCCGGTCGGCACCAAGCCCCGGACCCCGAAGCGATCCGCGCTTCCATCAGCAGCCACTTCGGCGGTGTGCGGGCCGGACGGTCGCACGCCCGCGAGAGTAATCAAGGACCTGATCACGAATGA
- a CDS encoding tRNA (cytidine(34)-2'-O)-methyltransferase: MFRLLFYSPRIAPNTGNAIRTAAATGAELHLVEPLGFDLSEPKLRRAGLDYHDLASVTVHASLDAAWHALSPRRVFAFTSHATTLFTDVAYQAGDVLMFGPEPTGLDAATLADAHITERVRIPMLAGRRSLNLSNAATVAVYEAWRQHGFAGA, from the coding sequence ATGTTCCGGCTGCTGTTTTACTCGCCGCGGATAGCGCCTAACACCGGCAATGCGATCCGGACCGCGGCGGCGACCGGCGCTGAGCTCCACCTGGTTGAGCCGTTGGGCTTCGACCTGTCCGAACCCAAGCTGCGCCGGGCCGGGCTCGACTATCACGACCTGGCGTCGGTCACCGTGCACGCGTCGTTGGATGCGGCGTGGCACGCGTTGTCGCCGCGGCGAGTGTTTGCGTTCACCTCGCATGCGACGACGTTGTTCACCGACGTGGCTTATCAGGCCGGCGACGTGTTGATGTTCGGGCCGGAGCCCACCGGACTGGATGCGGCGACGCTGGCCGACGCGCACATCACCGAGCGGGTGCGCATCCCGATGCTGGCCGGACGACGGTCACTGAACCTCTCGAATGCTGCCACCGTCGCCGTCTACGAGGCGTGGCGGCAGCACGGCTTTGCCGGAGCTTGA
- a CDS encoding nitroreductase family protein codes for MSLNLSFDEVLTTTRSVRKRLDLEKPVPREVLMECLELALQAPTGSNAQGWQWVFVDDPDKKKALADIYRANATAYLDLPKPKYGDSRDERRPLVYESAKYLNEHFHEVPVMLVPCLQGRPDNSPAGMSASFWGSLLPAVWSFMLALRSRGLGSAWTTLHLVGDGEKQAAEVLGIPFDEYSQGGLFPIAYTKGTDFKPAKRLPAEQVTHWNSW; via the coding sequence ATGTCCCTGAATTTGTCCTTCGACGAAGTCCTCACCACTACCCGCTCGGTCCGCAAACGCCTCGACCTGGAAAAGCCGGTGCCGCGCGAGGTGCTGATGGAATGCCTCGAATTGGCCTTACAGGCGCCGACCGGTTCCAACGCCCAGGGCTGGCAGTGGGTCTTCGTCGATGACCCCGACAAGAAGAAGGCGCTGGCCGATATCTATCGCGCCAACGCGACCGCATACCTCGACCTGCCCAAGCCCAAGTACGGCGATAGTCGCGACGAACGCCGGCCGCTGGTGTACGAGTCGGCCAAGTATCTCAACGAGCACTTCCACGAGGTGCCGGTCATGCTCGTCCCGTGTCTGCAAGGGCGACCGGACAATTCGCCCGCCGGCATGAGCGCGTCGTTCTGGGGATCGCTACTGCCCGCGGTGTGGAGCTTCATGCTGGCGTTGCGCTCGCGCGGGCTGGGTTCGGCGTGGACGACGCTGCATCTGGTCGGCGACGGTGAGAAGCAGGCCGCCGAGGTGCTCGGCATTCCCTTCGACGAGTACAGCCAGGGCGGGCTGTTCCCGATCGCTTACACCAAGGGCACCGACTTCAAGCCGGCCAAGCGACTGCCCGCCGAGCAGGTCACGCACTGGAACAGCTGGTAA